One window of the Leptospira koniambonensis genome contains the following:
- a CDS encoding MBL fold metallo-hydrolase, giving the protein MSLLFHSATLLLAISSFYCFPLDPDRVKSPSYKEGRYHNIDPDEELQGKSPLAILRWKVWGPKDPPAVEGLTEELPTVLERNSKDLIAPEGKVRVVWFGHATVWISSTVKGKTVNVLTDPIFDAPILVTRLVKLPIPKEDLPPVDFVVVSHAHRDHLDRDTLRYLRSKNPNLQILLPSGMKSFSEEENLGATVSQELGQVTTKESVKITFLPAHHWSRMGISDTNQYFWGSYSLEAQGKIIYFAGDTGYSSHFKNISERLGKPVDLALLPIGAYKPRWFMKYAHIGPQEALMATKDLNAKSFAPIHWGTFPLGDDLPKEPMLDLKQRLSFPTSPDTKGINPSSDGISWGTKDGVKIVPWTIGSGIDLE; this is encoded by the coding sequence ATGAGTTTATTATTCCATTCTGCGACTCTCTTACTCGCAATTTCATCTTTCTATTGTTTTCCATTGGATCCGGACAGGGTAAAGTCCCCTAGCTATAAGGAAGGCAGATATCATAATATAGATCCAGATGAAGAATTGCAGGGGAAGTCACCTTTAGCTATCCTACGCTGGAAGGTCTGGGGGCCTAAAGATCCTCCTGCAGTAGAAGGACTTACTGAAGAACTTCCTACGGTGTTAGAAAGAAACTCTAAAGATCTAATCGCTCCGGAAGGAAAAGTCAGAGTGGTTTGGTTCGGGCATGCTACAGTTTGGATATCTTCTACAGTAAAGGGAAAAACAGTAAACGTTCTAACAGATCCTATTTTTGATGCACCTATTTTAGTGACGAGACTTGTTAAACTTCCTATCCCAAAAGAGGATCTTCCTCCTGTGGATTTTGTAGTAGTGAGCCATGCTCATAGAGATCATTTGGATAGAGATACATTACGTTATTTGAGAAGTAAAAATCCGAACTTACAGATACTTCTTCCTTCCGGAATGAAATCGTTTTCGGAAGAAGAAAATTTAGGAGCCACAGTTTCCCAAGAGTTGGGTCAGGTTACTACAAAAGAATCTGTAAAGATCACATTTCTTCCTGCACATCATTGGAGTAGAATGGGGATCTCAGATACAAATCAATACTTCTGGGGAAGTTATTCTTTAGAGGCTCAGGGAAAGATCATCTATTTTGCGGGAGATACTGGATATTCTTCTCATTTTAAAAATATCTCTGAACGTTTGGGAAAGCCGGTCGATCTTGCACTTCTTCCCATCGGAGCTTATAAACCTAGATGGTTTATGAAATACGCTCATATTGGACCGCAGGAAGCTTTGATGGCGACCAAAGACTTAAATGCAAAGTCATTCGCTCCTATCCATTGGGGAACATTTCCTTTAGGAGATGATCTACCGAAAGAGCCTATGTTGGACCTCAAACAAAGACTCTCCTTTCCAACTTCTCCTGATACAAAAGGGATCAATCCTAGTTCCGATGGAATTTCCTGGGGAACTAAAGACGGGGTAAAAATTGTACCATGGACTATCGGAAGCGGAATAGACCTGGAATGA